The following proteins come from a genomic window of Nitrospira sp.:
- the nusB gene encoding transcription antitermination factor NusB produces the protein MGSRHQARERALQILFQHDIHGKSGVQLDEFWRECEASDESRAFAEQLVQGVLEHKKELDATIGKYATNWTVNRMPIVDRNILRAGLYELLWLDEVPAKVTMDEAIELAKSFGDEDASKFVNAVLDKALATESRLAAKRADPDRGIWRKADRD, from the coding sequence ATGGGCTCTCGTCACCAAGCTCGCGAGCGAGCCTTGCAGATCCTCTTTCAGCATGACATTCATGGGAAGTCCGGCGTGCAGCTTGACGAGTTTTGGCGTGAATGCGAGGCGTCTGATGAGTCGAGAGCGTTCGCGGAACAGTTGGTGCAGGGTGTGCTGGAGCATAAAAAAGAGCTCGATGCCACTATCGGTAAGTATGCGACGAATTGGACCGTGAACCGCATGCCGATCGTCGACCGCAACATTTTGCGTGCCGGGCTGTACGAGTTGCTGTGGTTGGATGAGGTGCCTGCCAAGGTTACGATGGACGAAGCCATCGAACTGGCAAAGAGTTTCGGCGACGAGGATGCTTCAAAGTTCGTGAACGCGGTTCTTGATAAGGCCTTGGCCACCGAGTCGCGGCTGGCCGCGAAGCGCGCAGACCCTGATCGTGGAATCTGGAGGAAAGCGGATCGTGATTGA